In a single window of the Pocillopora verrucosa isolate sample1 chromosome 4, ASM3666991v2, whole genome shotgun sequence genome:
- the LOC136280563 gene encoding adrenocorticotropic hormone receptor-like, translating into MALASSSSMCSNIGPPKALSYFTASFSVFLIILTIPGNFLICLAIIKDPFRNLKTPFNYFLLSLATTDLVVGTIMDPVSVAFHTSEALQLDIVDIKILHILYFILCTASILTLVALTVDRYVAVSSPVKYKILVTSKRAILTSLLIWVAALGFSFVYFKLGFIFYSFIFANTAVLSTCGVLIFVHVGILKRLRQRSRYWRKRGEMESTKSDLQENQKNLINAKKDSKAVKALMIVLLAFFASFTPACVMIYLLNFCSGCSCVLIHWLRDLQFLIVLCNSGINPYLYAWRLPQFKRAFYKFLHLKARTRISDSTTTSVYAAGKRETIQIPKTLSGGDERISPV; encoded by the coding sequence ATGGCTTTAGCATCCTCGTCGAGTATGTGTTCAAACATTGGTCCTCCAAAAGCTCTCTCATACTTTACAGCCTCCTTTTCAGTTTTCCTGATAATTTTAACCATTCCTGGAAACTTTCTCATCTGTTTGGCCATCATAAAAGATCCCTTCAGAAACTTGAAAACACCTTTTAACTATTTCCTGTTAAGTCTAGCGACGACTGATCTGGTTGTGGGAACGATTATGGATCCCGTGTCAGTTGCTTTTCACACCAGCGAAGCACTTCAACTTGACATCGTAGATATCAAAATCTTgcacattttatactttatCTTGTGCACCGCGTCTATTCTAACACTCGTGGCACTTACTGTAGACAGATATGTGGCCGTATCATCCCCAGTGAAGTACAAAATATTGGTTACCTCCAAGCGCGCTATTTTAACATCCCTGTTAATTTGGGTGGCGGCACTTGGGTTTTCTTTCGTATACTTCAAACTCGGATTTATATTCTACTCCTTTATATTTGCAAACACTGCTGTTCTCAGCACGTGTGGGGTTCTCATCTTTGTTCATGTAGGAATACTTAAACGACTGCGCCAAAGATCGAGATATTGGCGAAAGAGGGGAGAAATGGAGAGCACGAAGTCTGATTTACAGGAGAACCAAAAAAATCTTATCAATGCAAAAAAGGACAGCAAAGCAGTCAAAGCATTGATGATTGTGCttcttgcattttttgcttcGTTCACACCAGCCTGTGTTATGATTTACTTGTTAAATTTTTGCTCAGGCTGTAGTTGTGTGCTAATTCATTGGTTGCGGGATTTGCAATTCTTAATTGTGTTGTGCAACTCTGGTATCAACCCTTATTTATACGCATGGAGGCTTCCTCAGTTCAAAAGGGCTTTCTACAAATTCCTTCATCTCAAGGCACGCACAAGGATAAGTGACAGTACCACAACATCAGTTTATGCCGCTGGCAAACGAGAAACCATCCAAATACCTAAAACTTTAAGCGGTGGAGACGAAAGGATTTCACCCGTTTAA